A portion of the Sulfuricurvum kujiense DSM 16994 genome contains these proteins:
- the fliD gene encoding flagellar filament capping protein FliD: MSGTINSLGLGSGVLTADLIDKLKASDEAVSVTPFDSKISLNKQKSQALDLLNSLLTTFKSSVNALDNDSLYQKRSVSGTNDGVSVSASAGSQIRDFSIGITNIAKKNVVQSASFSSNTDKIANTDGKLNLNISGKNYTIDYTATTTLDDIKQSINDAAGSDVSASVLQTGTSAYSLVVTSKVTGKEQTISLTDISGNLKNNNLVSEGVASGSFIAADDFIANTGAAGTMSVNVGGVGYNFAYDDTTTLEQMVDNINNDSTLSGKISASIVQYGANDYRMVLTPKDGTEGSAITITDTPSSGTGLVGVMTGTTDKGGLVNTVQNGQDASFTFDGIAMTRSTNTITDIATGLTINLLQDGGSSNISISQDRDQIATELEGLVSSYNTLQQQLDSMLSSDSEAGTVGIFNGDNTIRNIGREITKMINSVDSKGSSLANYGIDLTRDGTMTFDKSVFTEKMDADPEGTEAFFSGKTTVNSVGSETYTKGVFTTLSDLMTSYVGSSGTVTNLVTDTKSATTSLNEERAKAVKLLEARYATLTAKFAAYDSMISKLNSQFSALQQQIDAAANANN; the protein is encoded by the coding sequence ATGTCAGGAACAATAAATTCACTCGGATTGGGATCGGGCGTTTTAACAGCGGATCTTATTGATAAATTAAAAGCAAGTGATGAAGCCGTAAGTGTTACGCCGTTCGATAGCAAAATATCTCTCAATAAGCAAAAATCTCAGGCTTTAGATCTTTTAAACAGTTTATTGACAACCTTTAAAAGCAGTGTCAATGCCCTTGATAATGACAGTTTGTACCAAAAAAGATCGGTAAGCGGCACGAATGACGGTGTGAGCGTGAGTGCGAGTGCAGGTAGCCAGATACGTGATTTTTCAATCGGAATTACCAATATCGCGAAAAAAAATGTAGTGCAATCGGCTTCTTTTTCCTCTAACACCGATAAAATCGCCAATACGGACGGAAAGCTGAATCTTAATATCAGCGGTAAAAATTACACGATCGACTACACGGCGACAACGACGTTGGATGACATCAAGCAGTCTATCAATGATGCCGCCGGATCAGACGTGAGCGCAAGCGTTCTTCAGACCGGGACATCGGCTTACAGTTTGGTGGTAACCTCGAAGGTAACGGGAAAAGAGCAGACCATCTCTTTAACGGATATATCCGGTAATTTAAAAAATAACAATTTAGTGAGCGAAGGGGTTGCTTCAGGCTCCTTTATTGCCGCCGATGATTTTATAGCCAATACCGGAGCAGCGGGTACGATGAGTGTTAATGTCGGAGGGGTCGGATACAATTTTGCGTACGATGATACGACAACCCTAGAGCAAATGGTCGATAACATTAACAATGACTCCACTCTTAGCGGCAAAATATCGGCAAGCATCGTACAATACGGAGCGAATGATTATCGTATGGTATTAACGCCTAAAGACGGAACGGAAGGGAGTGCAATAACCATTACGGATACACCGTCCAGCGGAACAGGATTGGTGGGCGTTATGACGGGGACGACCGATAAGGGCGGTTTGGTCAATACGGTACAAAACGGGCAAGACGCGTCATTTACCTTTGACGGGATCGCCATGACTAGATCCACCAATACGATAACCGATATTGCGACGGGATTAACCATTAATTTGCTTCAAGACGGGGGAAGTTCGAATATTTCGATTTCTCAGGATCGAGATCAGATTGCAACGGAGCTTGAAGGACTTGTCAGCAGTTATAACACATTGCAGCAACAACTTGACAGTATGCTCTCTTCCGATAGCGAAGCAGGGACAGTCGGTATTTTTAACGGTGACAATACGATCCGCAATATCGGTCGAGAAATTACCAAAATGATCAATTCGGTCGATTCAAAAGGGTCTTCGTTAGCGAATTACGGTATCGATTTGACCCGTGACGGGACAATGACGTTTGATAAAAGTGTTTTTACTGAAAAAATGGATGCTGATCCGGAAGGGACAGAAGCCTTTTTTAGCGGAAAAACTACGGTAAATTCCGTAGGAAGTGAAACCTATACAAAAGGTGTATTTACGACACTTTCTGATCTGATGACAAGCTATGTCGGTTCTTCCGGTACCGTTACCAACTTGGTAACCGATACAAAAAGCGCAACAACGTCTTTAAATGAAGAACGGGCAAAAGCGGTTAAATTGCTAGAAGCACGATACGCGACATTAACGGCAAAATTTGCGGCCTATGATTCTATGATCAGCAAATTAAACTCCCAGTTTTCAGCTCTCCAGCAACAAATTGATGCGGCTGCAAATGCCAATAATTAA
- a CDS encoding SDR family oxidoreductase, translated as MATAIVTGTSSGIGEAIAQILLQNGYNVIGLSRRRGDIHHPLFEHLPCDLSDLAVVDILQKKLTEIEDLEILVNAAGFGRFEPHEELSSKTITDMISLNLTTPILLANALMRPLKKTKGMIINITSIEATRHSKFSALYSATKAGLRAFGLTLFEETRNAGVKVVTINPDMTETPFFDGFRFGVGKEDDTKLLTSDIAQAVQYLLDTREGICVTEMTIRSQRFGITKK; from the coding sequence ATGGCAACGGCAATCGTAACGGGAACGAGTTCGGGGATCGGGGAAGCGATAGCCCAGATATTGCTTCAAAACGGGTATAACGTTATAGGTCTCAGCCGCCGGCGAGGAGATATCCACCATCCTCTCTTTGAACATTTGCCCTGTGATTTGAGTGATTTGGCAGTGGTCGATATCCTCCAAAAAAAACTGACAGAGATAGAGGATCTGGAGATTCTCGTCAATGCAGCCGGATTTGGACGGTTTGAGCCGCATGAAGAACTCAGCTCTAAAACGATTACCGACATGATTTCGCTCAATCTGACTACCCCGATTTTACTGGCGAACGCCTTGATGCGTCCTCTTAAAAAAACAAAAGGGATGATCATCAACATCACTTCGATCGAAGCGACGCGCCATTCAAAATTTTCCGCTCTTTACAGTGCGACCAAAGCGGGACTTCGGGCATTCGGACTGACACTTTTCGAAGAGACCCGAAACGCCGGAGTTAAAGTCGTTACGATCAATCCCGATATGACGGAAACGCCGTTTTTTGACGGATTTAGATTCGGGGTGGGAAAAGAGGACGATACGAAACTGTTGACCTCCGATATCGCACAAGCGGTTCAATACCTACTGGATACACGCGAGGGGATTTGCGTGACCGAAATGACCATTCGCTCACAACGTTTCGGGATAACGAAAAAATAG
- the pseC gene encoding UDP-4-amino-4,6-dideoxy-N-acetyl-beta-L-altrosamine transaminase: protein MIPYSTQFIEEDDIAAVVDVLKSSHLTQGAKVEEFEAAIAEYVGARFCVAFNSATSALLGAYAVAEIGENDEIITTPISFVATSNMAIALGAKPVFCDVKTDGNIDESLIESLITPRTRALVPVDFAGKPVAIEAIKAIAKKHNLLVIEDSSHALGSGIGTQRIGSFADMTIFSFHAIKPITTGEGGAVVTNDEAFAQKLKLFRSHGIIKKQLWNSDMVSLGHNFRLTEFAAALGLSQLHKLDRFLATRNEIARYYDERFAGHKLFATIAIDADEQSARHLYPLLLSPALHCSKEDVFTELQTRGLGVQVHYKPIYQNSFYKERFGEQRLANTEHFYKSSLSIPCHQKMSMEDARIVADTVLEVMEHYSHRECSF from the coding sequence ATGATCCCGTATTCCACACAGTTTATCGAAGAGGATGATATTGCCGCCGTTGTCGATGTGCTCAAAAGCTCGCATCTAACCCAAGGAGCGAAAGTTGAGGAGTTTGAAGCTGCGATTGCCGAGTATGTCGGAGCGCGTTTTTGTGTCGCGTTTAACTCCGCCACCTCCGCGTTGTTGGGTGCCTATGCCGTTGCCGAGATCGGTGAAAATGATGAGATTATCACAACTCCGATCAGTTTTGTCGCAACGTCGAACATGGCGATTGCATTGGGAGCAAAACCCGTTTTCTGCGATGTTAAAACGGACGGAAACATCGACGAATCGTTGATCGAATCGCTCATCACTCCACGAACCCGCGCACTCGTCCCCGTCGATTTCGCCGGCAAGCCGGTTGCGATAGAGGCGATCAAAGCGATAGCCAAAAAGCACAATCTCCTCGTCATTGAAGATTCTTCCCATGCTTTGGGAAGCGGTATCGGCACTCAAAGAATCGGTTCTTTTGCCGACATGACGATTTTTAGTTTCCATGCGATCAAACCGATTACCACGGGAGAGGGGGGTGCGGTTGTCACCAATGACGAAGCGTTCGCCCAAAAACTCAAACTCTTCCGCTCACACGGCATCATCAAAAAACAGCTTTGGAACTCCGATATGGTGAGTTTGGGGCATAATTTCCGCCTCACCGAATTTGCCGCTGCGTTGGGACTTTCACAGCTCCACAAACTGGATCGTTTTTTGGCAACACGCAATGAAATCGCCCGTTATTACGATGAGCGTTTTGCAGGGCATAAACTATTCGCGACGATTGCGATTGATGCGGATGAGCAGAGTGCGCGGCATCTTTATCCGTTACTCTTATCCCCTGCACTGCACTGTTCGAAAGAGGATGTTTTTACCGAATTGCAAACACGCGGATTAGGGGTTCAAGTTCACTACAAACCGATCTACCAAAACAGTTTTTACAAAGAGCGTTTCGGCGAACAGCGATTGGCGAATACGGAGCACTTTTACAAAAGCTCCCTTTCCATTCCGTGTCATCAGAAGATGAGCATGGAGGATGCACGGATCGTCGCCGATACGGTTCTTGAAGTGATGGAACACTATTCCCATAGAGAGTGCAGTTTTTAA
- a CDS encoding GNAT family N-acetyltransferase yields the protein MKFEGERVYLRPIELSDADGAYPLWLNDPDVCRYNSHGDTLYTKEMAQSYIKSVMDNPSTAVFAICLRENDRHVGNIALQQISLKNRNAELAILIGDPSVHGKGIGYEAGKLLVEYAFSTLKLHRLYCGTHEANIGMQKLALKLGMSEEGRRREALWKNGVLADIVEYGLLNTVSEKETL from the coding sequence ATGAAATTTGAGGGGGAGCGTGTTTATCTGCGTCCGATTGAACTGAGTGATGCCGATGGCGCGTACCCTTTATGGTTAAACGATCCCGACGTATGCCGTTACAACTCGCACGGGGATACTCTGTATACGAAAGAGATGGCACAATCGTATATAAAGAGCGTGATGGACAACCCAAGCACAGCCGTTTTTGCGATCTGTTTACGTGAGAATGATCGTCATGTCGGTAATATCGCATTGCAGCAAATTTCACTCAAAAATCGCAATGCCGAATTGGCAATTTTGATCGGAGATCCCTCTGTTCATGGAAAAGGGATCGGCTATGAAGCGGGGAAGCTTTTGGTGGAGTATGCTTTTAGTACGTTGAAGCTCCATCGTCTCTATTGCGGTACCCATGAGGCGAATATCGGGATGCAAAAGTTGGCGTTGAAGCTCGGAATGAGTGAGGAGGGGCGGCGGCGCGAAGCCCTTTGGAAAAACGGTGTTTTAGCCGATATAGTGGAATATGGATTACTTAACACCGTTTCTGAAAAGGAGACTCTATGA
- the pseH gene encoding UDP-4-amino-4,6-dideoxy-N-acetyl-beta-L-altrosamine N-acetyltransferase has translation MQVRLLDFTTLETQLLTMVLAWRNHSDISRWMVNTEEISIENHLRFVESLKNRADKRYFLVQDEDRYIGVIDFTDIAQNSAEIGIYANPELRGVGEDLMRTVIEYGFTSLSVRTLIASVFADNERAKHLYEKFDFIETNRTHYNGREMITMELKK, from the coding sequence ATGCAGGTGCGATTGCTCGATTTTACAACGCTTGAGACGCAGCTGCTAACGATGGTGTTAGCATGGCGCAACCATAGCGATATTAGCCGTTGGATGGTGAATACGGAGGAAATTTCGATAGAAAATCATCTGCGTTTTGTCGAATCCCTGAAAAATAGAGCGGATAAGCGCTATTTTTTGGTTCAGGATGAAGATAGGTATATCGGTGTGATCGATTTTACCGATATTGCTCAAAACTCTGCCGAAATCGGGATATATGCCAACCCTGAGTTACGCGGAGTCGGCGAAGACTTGATGCGTACAGTGATCGAGTACGGTTTTACATCACTGAGCGTGAGAACACTGATAGCCTCGGTGTTTGCCGACAACGAGCGGGCTAAACATTTGTACGAAAAATTCGATTTTATCGAGACAAATCGAACACACTATAACGGCAGAGAGATGATCACTATGGAGTTGAAAAAATGA
- the pseG gene encoding UDP-2,4-diacetamido-2,4,6-trideoxy-beta-L-altropyranose hydrolase has product MRDVVFAAQYSQDSVRFACQNLSGNIIDHIPYPVHILDSNDPEELIALIREQRIDRVVFDHYGIDEIFEKKIKEACGVSILSFDDTYEKHYCDILLNHNISADKNRYVGLVPPHCELRCGGEYTLIRDEFKTEKQVKREKLYDVFIAMGGTDPTNATMNILSTLSDEMRVCIVTTSGNPHVSELETCVQERKNITLEIDSARIAQLLHQSRLAIITPSVMVHEVLFMEVPFIAVQTAANQEDMVVYLQQEGYIVLKEWDAGAIARFYNA; this is encoded by the coding sequence ATGCGCGATGTGGTGTTTGCCGCGCAATATTCGCAGGATTCGGTACGGTTCGCCTGTCAAAATTTGAGCGGTAATATCATCGATCACATCCCTTATCCCGTCCATATATTAGATTCCAATGATCCTGAAGAACTGATCGCGCTTATTCGAGAGCAGCGTATCGATAGGGTGGTGTTCGATCACTACGGTATCGATGAGATATTCGAGAAAAAAATCAAAGAAGCGTGCGGTGTTAGTATTCTCTCTTTTGATGACACGTACGAAAAACACTATTGTGATATCCTCCTCAACCACAACATCTCAGCGGATAAAAACCGATATGTCGGGTTGGTTCCGCCACATTGTGAACTCCGATGCGGTGGGGAATATACGCTGATACGCGATGAGTTTAAAACCGAAAAGCAGGTCAAGCGGGAAAAACTCTACGATGTTTTTATTGCTATGGGGGGAACCGATCCGACCAATGCGACGATGAATATTCTCTCAACCCTAAGCGATGAGATGCGTGTCTGTATCGTAACGACATCGGGTAACCCGCATGTGAGCGAATTGGAAACCTGTGTGCAGGAGAGAAAAAATATCACCTTGGAGATCGATTCAGCACGGATCGCGCAATTGCTCCATCAAAGCCGCTTGGCGATTATCACCCCCAGTGTAATGGTGCATGAGGTGCTGTTTATGGAGGTTCCGTTTATAGCCGTACAAACTGCGGCTAATCAAGAGGATATGGTTGTATATTTGCAGCAAGAGGGGTATATCGTGTTAAAGGAGTGGGATGCAGGTGCGATTGCTCGATTTTACAACGCTTGA
- the pseI gene encoding pseudaminic acid synthase — MNIAHHNTDEKVFIIAELSANHNGSLDTALRTITAMKDAGADAVKLQTYTPDTITLDCDSEMFTISQGTLWDKRKFHDLYAEAMTPWEWHPILFDHAKSLGMAAFSSPFDVSAVDFLESLDVPAYKIASFEITDIPLIEYTAAKGKPIIISTGIATLSDIEEALDACRRVGNEQIMLLKCTSAYPAALEEMNLLTIADMKIRFGVNVGLSDHTMSLAAPIAAVALGARVIEKHFILDRGMGGADSAFSLEPHEFKMMVDAVRDTEKLLGKVTYELSPKSLKSREFSRSLFIAEDVKEGEVISDKNVRSVRPGFGLAPKHLKEILGKTFKAGAIKGTPLSWDHIG; from the coding sequence ATGAATATTGCCCACCATAACACAGATGAAAAAGTCTTTATTATTGCCGAACTCTCCGCCAACCACAACGGCTCGCTCGATACGGCACTGCGTACGATCACAGCGATGAAAGATGCGGGGGCGGATGCGGTGAAACTCCAAACGTATACCCCCGATACGATCACTCTCGATTGCGACAGTGAAATGTTCACCATTTCGCAGGGAACGCTGTGGGACAAACGGAAATTTCACGATCTCTACGCAGAGGCGATGACCCCGTGGGAATGGCATCCTATTCTTTTCGATCATGCCAAAAGTTTGGGGATGGCGGCATTTTCCTCCCCTTTTGATGTGAGTGCCGTCGATTTTCTCGAATCGCTCGATGTCCCCGCGTATAAGATCGCCAGTTTTGAGATCACCGATATTCCGCTGATCGAGTATACGGCTGCTAAGGGAAAACCGATCATCATCTCGACCGGAATCGCCACACTCAGCGATATTGAAGAGGCGTTGGACGCCTGCCGACGTGTCGGAAACGAGCAGATTATGTTGCTCAAATGTACCTCCGCTTATCCTGCCGCTCTGGAAGAGATGAACCTCCTCACGATAGCTGATATGAAAATTCGCTTCGGAGTGAATGTAGGGTTGAGTGACCACACGATGAGTTTGGCTGCCCCTATCGCTGCTGTCGCTTTGGGGGCTCGGGTGATCGAGAAGCATTTTATCCTTGATCGAGGTATGGGGGGAGCGGATAGCGCCTTTAGTCTGGAGCCGCACGAATTTAAAATGATGGTCGATGCGGTACGCGACACCGAAAAACTGTTGGGGAAAGTGACCTACGAATTAAGTCCGAAGAGTTTGAAATCGCGCGAGTTTTCCCGCAGTTTGTTTATCGCCGAAGATGTCAAAGAGGGTGAAGTGATTAGCGATAAAAATGTCCGCTCCGTCCGCCCCGGTTTCGGATTAGCGCCCAAACATCTCAAAGAGATTCTGGGCAAAACGTTTAAAGCGGGCGCTATAAAAGGAACCCCGCTTTCATGGGATCATATCGGATGA
- the pseB gene encoding UDP-N-acetylglucosamine 4,6-dehydratase (inverting), translating to MLNGKNILITGGTGSFGKQFVKTILKRYKPNKIIIYSRDELKQYEMAQRFNDPCMRYFIGDVRDLSRLESAMSGVDYVVHAAALKHVPIAEYNPMECIKTNINGAQNVIDAALHCGVSRVIALSTDKAASPINLYGATKLASDKLFVAANNIRGGKDIRFAVVRYGNVLGSRGSVVPFFQKLIAEGAKELPITDERMTRFWITLQEGVDFVLKNFQRMHGGETFIPKIPSMKVVDVATAIAPHLPHKNVGIRPGEKMHEVMCPRDDSHLTLEFHDHYVIKPTIQFTEAADFAKNNCGEIGTPVEYGFKYSSETNTDWLTPEALLEKIALTENEEK from the coding sequence ATGCTCAACGGAAAAAATATTCTTATCACCGGTGGAACTGGAAGCTTCGGAAAGCAATTCGTAAAAACGATTTTAAAACGCTACAAACCCAATAAAATCATCATCTACTCCCGTGACGAACTCAAACAATACGAAATGGCACAGCGGTTTAATGACCCGTGTATGCGTTATTTTATCGGAGATGTCCGTGATCTTTCACGACTGGAAAGTGCTATGAGCGGTGTCGATTATGTGGTACATGCCGCAGCGCTCAAACATGTTCCTATCGCCGAGTACAATCCGATGGAGTGTATCAAAACGAATATCAACGGGGCGCAAAACGTCATCGATGCCGCACTCCATTGCGGTGTTAGCCGTGTGATTGCCCTCTCCACCGATAAAGCCGCCAGTCCTATCAACCTCTACGGCGCTACCAAACTCGCATCCGATAAGCTATTTGTCGCGGCAAACAATATTCGCGGCGGGAAAGATATACGTTTTGCCGTTGTCCGTTATGGGAATGTTTTGGGCTCTCGCGGATCGGTTGTTCCGTTTTTTCAAAAGCTGATCGCTGAGGGGGCAAAAGAACTTCCTATTACCGATGAGCGGATGACACGATTTTGGATCACTCTCCAAGAGGGGGTCGATTTCGTGTTGAAAAATTTTCAGCGTATGCACGGAGGAGAGACCTTTATCCCGAAAATTCCCTCGATGAAAGTGGTGGATGTTGCTACCGCGATCGCTCCGCATCTTCCTCATAAAAATGTTGGGATTCGTCCGGGTGAGAAAATGCACGAAGTGATGTGTCCGCGTGATGATTCCCATCTCACATTGGAATTTCACGACCATTACGTGATCAAACCGACGATCCAATTTACCGAAGCGGCCGATTTTGCGAAAAACAATTGCGGGGAGATCGGAACACCGGTCGAATACGGGTTTAAGTACAGTTCTGAAACGAATACCGACTGGCTCACACCTGAAGCACTGTTAGAGAAAATCGCATTGACGGAAAATGAGGAAAAATGA
- the pseF gene encoding pseudaminic acid cytidylyltransferase, which produces MRVAIIPARGGSKRIPRKNIKTFAGLPIIAHSIKAAQESGLFDRIVVTTDDEEIADVARRYGAEIPFMRPKELSDDHTATIPVIAHAIQTLQNDSVIEYACCIYATAPFIRAEDIRDAHNALITHNKQYAFPVTTFPFPIQRGVKRDKEGNIEMFYPEHFATRSQDLEEAYHDVGQFYWGTAEAWLEGRAIFSDAATTIVLPRHLVQDIDTPEDWTRAELMHKVLQEL; this is translated from the coding sequence ATGCGCGTCGCCATTATCCCCGCCCGAGGCGGAAGCAAACGGATCCCCCGAAAAAATATTAAAACGTTTGCGGGTCTTCCTATCATCGCCCACAGTATCAAAGCGGCTCAGGAATCGGGGCTGTTTGATCGTATCGTGGTCACGACCGATGATGAAGAGATCGCCGACGTGGCACGCCGTTACGGTGCCGAGATCCCGTTTATGCGACCCAAAGAGCTGAGCGACGATCACACCGCTACCATCCCCGTCATCGCTCACGCGATCCAAACACTTCAAAACGATTCGGTTATCGAATACGCCTGCTGTATCTATGCCACGGCACCGTTTATCCGCGCGGAAGATATTCGTGATGCCCATAACGCCCTTATAACCCATAACAAACAGTACGCCTTTCCTGTTACAACATTCCCGTTTCCGATTCAGCGTGGAGTTAAACGCGATAAAGAGGGAAATATCGAGATGTTTTATCCCGAACATTTCGCCACTCGCAGCCAAGATCTCGAAGAGGCGTATCACGATGTGGGGCAATTTTATTGGGGAACGGCTGAAGCATGGCTGGAGGGAAGAGCGATCTTCTCCGATGCGGCGACAACGATTGTTTTGCCCCGTCATCTGGTACAGGACATCGATACGCCGGAAGATTGGACGCGCGCCGAGCTAATGCACAAAGTGCTTCAAGAGCTATGA
- a CDS encoding DegT/DnrJ/EryC1/StrS family aminotransferase, which yields MKKLAINGGEKLRTTPFPAYNTIGIEEEEAVLRVLRSGKLSTFLGTWHDDFFGGPEVRALESEWAAYFGVKHAISVNSATSGLYAAIGACGISPGDEVIVSAYTMSASATAALVYGAIPIFADIEEDFYCLDVKSIETKITPRTKAIIVVDIFGQPYDVEAINTLAKKYNLFVIEDTAQAPGAMLGEKYAGTLGDIGVYSLNYHKHIHSGEGGIIVTDDDVLADKIRLIRNHAEAVLSARGIKDKSELINMVGYNYRMTEIEASIARCQLKKLPSLLTQRLENTAYFNEQLAQIPCIKPTKIREGAKHAFYVHPLQFDAEVAGMHRNRFIDAVKAELPPTLLREESVVLLSYGYVKPLYLQPLYQEKIAFGRDGYPFNLSEVTYPKGLCPITEEMHFNRLVTHEFMRPGMGKADMDDVVQAFVKVWDNRAELV from the coding sequence ATGAAGAAACTCGCCATAAACGGCGGAGAGAAACTCCGCACGACACCGTTTCCCGCCTATAACACGATCGGAATCGAAGAAGAAGAGGCGGTTTTGCGTGTCTTGCGCAGTGGAAAGCTCTCGACGTTTTTGGGGACATGGCATGATGACTTTTTCGGCGGTCCAGAAGTGCGTGCATTGGAATCGGAATGGGCAGCATATTTCGGTGTCAAACACGCGATCAGCGTCAACTCCGCGACATCGGGGCTTTATGCAGCGATCGGAGCGTGCGGAATCAGTCCGGGGGATGAGGTGATCGTCAGCGCTTATACTATGAGTGCCTCGGCGACTGCCGCATTGGTGTACGGTGCTATCCCTATCTTCGCCGACATCGAAGAGGATTTTTATTGTCTCGATGTCAAAAGTATCGAAACCAAGATTACCCCTCGAACCAAAGCGATTATTGTGGTTGATATTTTCGGACAGCCTTATGATGTCGAAGCGATCAACACATTAGCGAAAAAATATAATCTTTTTGTCATCGAAGATACGGCGCAAGCTCCGGGTGCGATGCTGGGTGAAAAATATGCGGGAACACTCGGTGACATCGGGGTCTATTCGCTCAACTACCACAAACACATCCATAGCGGGGAGGGGGGAATCATCGTTACCGATGATGATGTCTTAGCCGATAAAATCCGCCTTATCCGCAACCATGCCGAAGCGGTTCTCTCTGCACGTGGGATCAAAGATAAATCAGAACTCATCAATATGGTCGGTTATAACTACCGAATGACGGAGATTGAAGCGTCTATCGCCCGTTGTCAGCTTAAAAAACTTCCCTCTTTGCTGACGCAAAGACTCGAAAATACTGCATATTTCAATGAACAGTTGGCACAAATTCCCTGCATAAAGCCGACCAAAATCCGCGAGGGGGCAAAACACGCGTTTTACGTCCATCCGTTGCAGTTCGATGCAGAGGTCGCAGGAATGCATCGCAACCGTTTTATCGATGCGGTCAAAGCGGAACTCCCTCCGACATTGCTGCGTGAGGAGTCGGTAGTGCTGCTTAGCTACGGCTATGTCAAACCGCTCTATCTTCAACCTCTCTATCAGGAAAAAATCGCATTCGGACGGGACGGTTATCCGTTTAATCTCAGCGAAGTTACCTACCCGAAAGGGCTCTGTCCGATAACCGAAGAGATGCATTTTAATCGCCTCGTCACCCATGAATTTATGCGTCCTGGAATGGGCAAAGCGGATATGGACGATGTCGTACAAGCCTTTGTCAAAGTATGGGACAACAGAGCGGAGCTTGTATGA
- a CDS encoding Gfo/Idh/MocA family protein, translated as MYKALIIGAGSIGGLIDSPTSKTVASHAHAYKKHPDTQLYAICEPSELNVFAFMERWGEVHHYGSIDEISTDELYDIVSISSPTKSHFYDLITLLKRSDSSMILCEKPLVATQEELSSLSTLLMHSDKKILVHFVRRYNSAFINLAERIQKGEFGKSLGFQGVCTKGLLHNGSHMIAVLSHFLGNVTSIKPFRASFCHDDLCGDFGISLERGDGAISVLSHPPYSLFEITFWFETGVIKILDGGDKIEIYSRVPSTYEGYFSLALQESMTTNLSNYAYDSVEFLLRKSKETCKNILSEHFHIHKMIFQTLAKVYP; from the coding sequence ATGTATAAAGCACTGATCATCGGCGCCGGAAGTATCGGCGGACTTATCGACTCTCCGACATCAAAAACGGTTGCGAGTCATGCACATGCTTATAAAAAGCATCCGGATACGCAGCTATATGCGATCTGTGAACCCTCAGAACTCAATGTTTTTGCCTTTATGGAGCGGTGGGGAGAGGTACACCATTATGGGTCGATTGATGAGATTAGCACCGATGAGCTTTATGATATTGTCTCTATCTCTTCGCCGACAAAATCCCATTTTTATGATCTGATCACCTTGCTCAAACGCAGCGATAGCTCCATGATACTGTGTGAAAAACCTCTTGTTGCAACCCAAGAGGAATTATCTTCCCTCTCCACACTTCTTATGCACAGTGATAAAAAAATACTGGTTCATTTCGTTCGCCGATACAATAGTGCTTTTATCAACCTCGCGGAGCGGATTCAAAAGGGAGAATTCGGTAAATCATTAGGATTTCAAGGGGTTTGTACCAAAGGGCTACTCCACAACGGTTCCCATATGATCGCCGTGTTGAGCCATTTTTTAGGCAATGTTACTTCGATAAAACCGTTTCGTGCATCGTTTTGCCATGATGATCTGTGCGGAGATTTCGGTATATCGCTCGAACGCGGTGACGGAGCTATTTCGGTTCTGAGTCATCCGCCATACTCTTTATTTGAGATAACCTTTTGGTTTGAAACGGGTGTGATAAAAATACTCGACGGAGGGGATAAAATCGAAATCTATTCGCGTGTCCCATCGACCTATGAGGGATATTTTTCCCTTGCATTGCAGGAGAGTATGACGACGAATCTCTCCAATTATGCGTATGATTCAGTAGAATTTTTACTCCGTAAAAGCAAAGAGACGTGCAAAAACATTCTGAGCGAGCATTTCCATATTCACAAGATGATTTTTCAAACGCTTGCCAAGGTATACCCATGA